From Synoicihabitans lomoniglobus, the proteins below share one genomic window:
- a CDS encoding nucleotide sugar dehydrogenase, with protein MNICCIGAGYVGGPTMAVIAQKSPQTRVTVVDMNQARIDAWNSGNLPIYEPGLAEVVAESRGRNLFFSTDVAGEINAADIIFVAVNTPTKTYGVGAGSAADLRFIESVARTIAEVATSGKIIVEKSTIPVKTAETIQKILGANTRGLEFQVLSNPEFLAEGTAIVDLHNPDRVLIGGQKTPAGQKAVQTLADVYADWVPRDRIITTNLWSSELSKLVANAFLAQRISSINSISALCEATDADVDEVARAIGYDSRIGPKFLKASVGFGGSCFQKDILNLVYLCQSYGLPEVAAYWQSVVGINDWQKKRFAAQIVKALFNTVSGKRIAIWGFAFKKDTNDTRETAAISICRDLLEERAEVVVYDPKVPAEQIRTDVLGKGVENDRLIIVDSAEAAAVGAHAIAVVTEWDQFKAIDFEAVFADMPKPAFIFDGRNLLDLEQLRKIGFNATGIGK; from the coding sequence ATGAATATCTGTTGTATTGGAGCTGGATACGTAGGTGGCCCCACCATGGCCGTGATCGCGCAGAAGTCGCCGCAGACGCGCGTAACGGTGGTCGATATGAACCAAGCGCGTATCGATGCGTGGAATTCCGGCAACCTGCCGATTTACGAACCGGGACTCGCCGAGGTCGTGGCGGAAAGCCGCGGGCGCAATTTGTTTTTCTCCACGGACGTTGCGGGCGAAATCAATGCGGCGGATATTATCTTCGTGGCGGTCAACACACCGACCAAGACCTACGGCGTGGGGGCCGGCAGTGCGGCGGATCTTCGTTTCATTGAGTCGGTGGCTCGCACCATCGCCGAGGTGGCGACGTCCGGTAAAATCATCGTCGAGAAATCCACGATTCCGGTCAAAACCGCCGAGACGATTCAGAAGATCCTGGGCGCCAATACGCGGGGACTCGAATTCCAAGTGTTATCAAACCCGGAGTTTCTGGCGGAAGGCACGGCAATCGTGGATTTGCACAATCCCGATCGGGTCTTGATCGGTGGCCAAAAAACTCCCGCCGGCCAGAAAGCCGTGCAAACGCTGGCCGACGTTTATGCGGACTGGGTGCCGCGTGATCGTATCATTACCACGAATCTGTGGTCATCCGAGTTGTCGAAACTGGTCGCCAACGCATTTCTCGCTCAGCGTATTTCGTCGATTAATTCGATATCAGCACTCTGTGAAGCGACCGACGCCGATGTGGATGAAGTGGCTCGCGCGATCGGTTATGACAGTCGCATCGGTCCCAAATTCCTTAAAGCATCCGTCGGGTTTGGCGGCTCGTGTTTCCAGAAGGACATTCTCAACTTGGTGTATCTTTGCCAAAGTTACGGGCTGCCTGAAGTCGCCGCTTATTGGCAAAGCGTGGTCGGAATCAACGACTGGCAAAAGAAGCGTTTTGCTGCGCAAATCGTCAAAGCGTTGTTCAATACGGTTTCGGGCAAACGTATCGCGATCTGGGGTTTCGCTTTTAAGAAAGATACCAATGATACGCGTGAAACCGCCGCGATTTCCATCTGTCGTGATTTGCTGGAAGAGCGTGCGGAGGTCGTGGTTTATGATCCCAAAGTTCCGGCGGAGCAGATCCGAACCGATGTGTTGGGCAAAGGCGTCGAGAATGATCGTTTAATCATCGTGGATTCCGCCGAGGCCGCCGCGGTGGGGGCGCATGCGATTGCGGTCGTGACGGAATGGGATCAATTCAAAGCGATTGATTTCGAAGCAGTCTTTGCCGACATGCCCAAACCGGCCTTCATCTTTGATGGACGTAACTTGCTCGATCTCGAACAACTCCGCAAAATCGGATTCAACGCGACGGGAATCGGAAAGTAG
- a CDS encoding ComF family protein — protein sequence MTLFKGPARELVLSLKYRNGLFVLEDMKVLMRGNPAISEFIADATLVPVPLHPRKRRERGFNQSELLAEALAEVVEGAASVANLLQRVLDIESQTTFDRRTRRRRMKNAFAARKGAAITAGQRYVLVDDVFTTGSTLNACAHAMRRAGALNLDVITFAHG from the coding sequence ATGACGCTGTTCAAAGGGCCGGCGCGGGAGCTCGTGCTCTCGCTCAAATATCGCAACGGTCTCTTTGTGCTCGAAGACATGAAGGTGCTGATGCGGGGGAATCCGGCAATTTCGGAGTTTATCGCGGACGCGACTTTAGTGCCGGTTCCTCTCCACCCGCGTAAACGCCGGGAGCGGGGATTCAACCAATCGGAGCTCTTGGCTGAGGCGCTGGCGGAGGTCGTTGAGGGGGCTGCGTCCGTTGCCAATCTCTTGCAACGTGTGTTGGATATTGAATCTCAAACCACCTTTGATCGTCGCACCCGCCGCCGACGGATGAAAAATGCCTTTGCAGCCCGGAAAGGCGCCGCCATAACCGCCGGACAACGTTATGTTTTGGTCGATGATGTCTTTACCACCGGTTCCACCCTCAATGCCTGCGCCCATGCCATGCGCCGGGCGGGAGCGTTGAATTTGGACGTCATTACGTTCGCTCACGGTTAA
- the accD gene encoding acetyl-CoA carboxylase, carboxyltransferase subunit beta, whose product MSLFNKPKYSTVVPKKKDIPKGLWTKCPISGEIVFNKELEANQMVVPKSGYHFPIGARQRIAGLLDEGSFVEIDAGVTSADPLEFVDSKPYPERIAKYSADSGLPEAVISGSGKIYNIPVTIAVMDFRFCGGAMGSAAGEKITRAIEKARADKTPCLIFCASGGARMQEGIFSLMQMAKTSAALGRLSEAKLPYISVLTHPTMGGVTASFAVLGDVNIAEPGALIGFAGARVIKETTKQTLPPGFQTAEFLLQKGLLDQIVGRLEMRDRLRDILSALFVKKPVEIAAADAAAAEAAGR is encoded by the coding sequence ATGTCGCTTTTCAACAAGCCGAAGTATTCCACCGTTGTCCCGAAGAAGAAGGACATCCCCAAGGGACTCTGGACCAAGTGTCCGATCTCGGGTGAAATCGTGTTCAACAAAGAGCTCGAAGCCAACCAGATGGTGGTGCCCAAGAGCGGTTACCATTTTCCGATCGGCGCGCGCCAGCGCATCGCGGGACTGCTCGATGAGGGCAGCTTTGTGGAAATCGACGCCGGCGTAACTTCGGCCGACCCGCTCGAGTTCGTCGACTCCAAGCCTTATCCGGAACGCATCGCAAAATATTCGGCCGACAGTGGTTTGCCCGAAGCGGTCATCAGCGGCTCGGGCAAAATCTACAACATCCCGGTGACGATCGCGGTGATGGACTTCCGTTTCTGTGGTGGGGCGATGGGCTCCGCCGCCGGGGAAAAAATCACTCGTGCGATTGAAAAGGCCCGGGCCGACAAGACGCCGTGTCTGATTTTCTGTGCGTCGGGCGGTGCGCGCATGCAGGAAGGTATTTTCTCGCTGATGCAGATGGCGAAAACCAGTGCGGCGCTCGGTCGCCTGAGCGAAGCCAAGTTGCCGTATATCTCGGTGTTAACGCACCCGACCATGGGCGGCGTGACCGCCAGTTTTGCGGTGTTGGGCGATGTGAATATTGCCGAGCCCGGCGCATTGATTGGTTTTGCCGGGGCGCGAGTCATTAAAGAGACGACGAAGCAGACGCTGCCGCCGGGCTTTCAGACGGCGGAGTTTCTGCTGCAAAAGGGGCTGCTCGATCAGATCGTCGGTCGCTTGGAAATGCGGGACCGTTTGCGCGATATCCTGTCGGCGTTGTTCGTGAAAAAACCGGTGGAAATCGCGGCGGCCGATGCTGCCGCCGCCGAGGCGGCGGGTCGTTGA
- the truA gene encoding tRNA pseudouridine(38-40) synthase TruA: MVPPTRWRGVCAYDGTAFSGWQSQSNGKGVQDVIEARLAEILKTPVRLHGSGRTDAGVHALGQVFHFDAAWRHGPDRLRAALRAGLPPTIQIKSASVVAADFHARFSAIGKRYSFRIFEGDADPFLRPFVWSLERPRRLDGGAMKEAAAVLRGRHNFLPFAADNGTELEDPVRDLRRLDITARGRHLKLVFEANGFLYKMVRSLTGALVAVGEGRLTVADISRLVESGAPRTAEVETAPPQGLFLEKVFY, from the coding sequence ATGGTGCCGCCCACCCGGTGGCGGGGCGTGTGCGCGTATGATGGCACCGCATTTTCGGGGTGGCAGAGTCAATCCAACGGCAAGGGGGTGCAGGATGTGATCGAAGCGCGCCTGGCGGAAATTTTGAAAACGCCAGTGCGTTTGCACGGTAGCGGTCGCACGGACGCCGGCGTGCACGCCCTCGGCCAAGTCTTTCATTTCGACGCGGCGTGGCGGCATGGGCCCGATCGATTGCGCGCGGCGTTGCGGGCCGGCTTGCCCCCGACGATTCAAATCAAGTCCGCGTCAGTGGTCGCGGCAGACTTCCACGCTCGGTTCAGTGCGATCGGAAAACGCTATTCATTTCGAATTTTCGAAGGCGATGCTGATCCGTTTCTGCGACCGTTTGTCTGGAGCCTGGAGCGGCCGCGTCGGCTCGATGGCGGAGCTATGAAAGAAGCGGCGGCGGTCTTGCGCGGTCGGCACAATTTTCTGCCCTTCGCGGCCGACAACGGCACCGAGTTGGAAGATCCCGTGCGGGATTTGCGTCGACTCGATATCACAGCGCGGGGGCGGCACCTCAAACTGGTCTTCGAAGCCAACGGGTTTCTCTATAAAATGGTGCGTAGTCTCACCGGGGCGCTCGTGGCCGTGGGCGAGGGTCGATTGACGGTGGCGGATATCTCGCGGCTCGTGGAAAGTGGAGCGCCTCGGACGGCCGAAGTGGAAACGGCACCGCCGCAGGGACTGTTCTTGGAAAAAGTGTTTTACTGA
- a CDS encoding mannose-1-phosphate guanylyltransferase, with amino-acid sequence MGNPYIVIIAGGKGERFWPQSRAERPKHLLPVVGDKPLLTQTVERVLPIVPKENIFVITSAVQEKGVRAVCKDLPKENVIAEPVGRDTAAAVGLAAAIVGARDPNGVFAVLPADHVIHNGKKYQADLKVAFAAAKKSPVMVTIGITPTEPATGFGYVQRGKTPQKVGRREIFEVKRFVEKPDLKTAKRYLKSGDYFWNAGMFVWSVGVVESAIAEFAPKLDAGLQPIRAALAKGRKLTPVLKKVYPTLEKISVDYALLEKSTNVVVLPSTFDWDDVGAWPAVARHFKPDTAGNVMRGATMVEQGAGNIVFSEGSHLVTVVGVDDLIVVHTPEATLVCPKDKAQEIKALLKRVNALPDAKRFT; translated from the coding sequence ATGGGAAATCCTTACATCGTCATTATCGCCGGAGGCAAAGGAGAGCGTTTCTGGCCGCAAAGCCGGGCGGAGCGTCCGAAACATTTGTTGCCCGTGGTCGGCGACAAGCCGTTGCTCACGCAGACCGTCGAGCGCGTGCTGCCCATCGTGCCGAAGGAAAACATCTTTGTGATCACGAGCGCCGTGCAGGAGAAGGGCGTGCGTGCCGTGTGCAAGGACTTGCCCAAGGAAAACGTCATTGCGGAGCCCGTGGGGCGCGACACCGCCGCCGCCGTGGGCCTCGCCGCCGCGATTGTCGGTGCGCGTGATCCCAACGGCGTGTTTGCCGTGCTCCCGGCTGATCACGTCATTCACAATGGTAAAAAATATCAGGCCGATCTGAAAGTGGCATTTGCGGCCGCGAAGAAGTCGCCGGTCATGGTCACCATTGGTATCACGCCGACCGAACCCGCCACCGGTTTTGGTTACGTGCAGCGCGGCAAGACGCCGCAAAAGGTGGGCCGTCGGGAAATTTTCGAGGTGAAGCGCTTTGTCGAAAAGCCGGACCTCAAGACCGCCAAGCGTTATCTTAAATCCGGCGACTACTTCTGGAACGCCGGGATGTTTGTATGGAGTGTGGGCGTGGTCGAAAGCGCGATCGCCGAGTTCGCGCCGAAGCTCGATGCCGGCCTGCAGCCGATTCGCGCGGCGTTGGCCAAGGGCCGCAAACTCACCCCGGTGCTCAAAAAAGTTTACCCGACCTTGGAAAAGATATCGGTCGACTACGCGTTGCTGGAGAAATCGACCAACGTCGTGGTGCTGCCGTCGACGTTCGATTGGGACGACGTCGGCGCGTGGCCGGCGGTGGCGCGTCACTTCAAACCGGATACGGCCGGCAACGTCATGCGCGGCGCCACCATGGTCGAGCAGGGCGCGGGTAACATTGTCTTCAGCGAGGGTAGCCACTTGGTCACGGTGGTGGGCGTCGATGACCTGATCGTCGTGCACACCCCGGAAGCGACCCTGGTCTGCCCCAAGGACAAGGCACAGGAAATCAAGGCCCTGCTCAAGCGCGTCAACGCGTTGCCCGACGCCAAACGCTTCACCTGA
- a CDS encoding PLP-dependent aminotransferase family protein, translating into MAETSRISFSALGQRAAPPTIAKLMAMALENPELLSIAAGFTDNSTLPVEQVRHVVNSLADRDESAEYLQYGSNHGRPGLRKLLSEHLCRSETALDYHDVQRGCFITNGSQQALYLAMQVLCNPGDIVLVDRPSYFVFLEMLKGLGIEAKSIPVDDEGVVDGPALAALVDSLRASGDAERIKAVYFVSYYSNPSGRSLTRDEKATIATVLTAAEVVVPVIEDAAYRDIYYREPWPAPSVLTMAEWADFPKLYTSTLTKPFSTGLKVGFATCTDVEWRAKMLHVKAHHDFGTANFNQRICEEVLADGGLDRQLQRIRPAYEAKMRALDGALREGGLLELGWQWAEPAGGLYLWLTAPDGIDTGLESDFCHACVAAGVLYVPGELCFGDVPPRSCIRLSFGVLGQTQLHEAARRLVSVAHRFADVSETSPLSVKTNLDRR; encoded by the coding sequence ATGGCAGAAACCTCTCGCATTTCCTTTTCCGCCCTCGGCCAACGCGCCGCCCCTCCCACGATCGCCAAACTAATGGCGATGGCGCTGGAAAATCCCGAGTTGCTCTCGATTGCGGCGGGTTTCACGGACAATTCCACCCTGCCCGTGGAGCAGGTGCGCCATGTCGTGAATTCGCTCGCGGACCGGGATGAGTCCGCGGAATACCTGCAGTATGGCAGCAACCACGGTCGGCCGGGACTGCGGAAACTCTTGTCCGAACATCTCTGTCGTTCGGAGACCGCCCTCGATTATCACGATGTGCAACGCGGGTGTTTTATCACCAATGGTTCCCAGCAGGCGCTGTATCTCGCGATGCAAGTGCTGTGTAATCCGGGTGACATCGTGTTGGTGGATCGTCCCAGCTACTTCGTGTTTTTGGAGATGCTGAAAGGCTTGGGCATCGAAGCAAAGTCGATCCCGGTCGATGACGAAGGCGTGGTCGATGGTCCGGCGTTGGCCGCGCTGGTGGACTCCCTGCGCGCCTCCGGCGATGCGGAACGGATCAAAGCGGTCTATTTCGTGAGTTACTATTCCAACCCCTCCGGCCGCAGTCTCACCCGGGACGAGAAGGCGACGATCGCCACCGTGCTGACGGCGGCTGAAGTGGTCGTGCCGGTGATCGAAGATGCGGCCTACCGCGACATCTACTATCGAGAGCCCTGGCCGGCACCCAGCGTCCTGACCATGGCCGAGTGGGCGGATTTTCCCAAGCTCTACACCTCGACATTGACCAAGCCGTTTTCCACCGGATTGAAGGTGGGTTTCGCGACCTGCACCGATGTCGAATGGCGGGCGAAAATGCTTCACGTCAAAGCGCACCACGACTTTGGCACCGCCAATTTTAATCAACGGATCTGCGAAGAAGTATTGGCCGATGGCGGACTCGATCGCCAACTGCAGCGCATACGTCCGGCTTACGAAGCGAAGATGCGGGCGCTCGACGGCGCGCTGCGAGAGGGCGGTCTCTTGGAGCTGGGGTGGCAGTGGGCCGAGCCGGCGGGAGGCCTGTATCTGTGGCTCACCGCGCCCGACGGCATAGATACGGGGCTGGAGTCCGACTTTTGCCATGCCTGTGTCGCCGCAGGCGTTTTGTATGTGCCGGGAGAGTTGTGCTTCGGTGATGTTCCTCCGCGCAGCTGTATTCGATTGAGTTTCGGTGTTCTGGGCCAAACGCAATTGCACGAGGCGGCGCGACGACTCGTCAGCGTGGCGCATCGATTTGCCGACGTATCAGAAACTTCCCCCCTCAGCGTTAAAACGAACTTGGATCGTCGTTAA
- a CDS encoding helix-turn-helix domain-containing protein, whose product MALEYKKNQVLDRAVMVTDKIKELQALQAKAAELQKSIEVERTQELAALPAKFGYDLPGFLKAVKAAAGSKTRGRKAKASAAPSGKRTRTKITPELKAKVKAAVEAGKTGSAIASEFGISVPSVQNIKKEFGLVKERSAPTPAAAPAPAPAPTES is encoded by the coding sequence ATGGCACTTGAATATAAGAAAAATCAGGTGTTGGATCGCGCTGTTATGGTGACTGACAAAATTAAAGAACTGCAGGCTTTGCAGGCCAAAGCCGCAGAATTACAAAAATCGATTGAAGTTGAACGCACGCAGGAGCTGGCCGCTCTGCCCGCGAAGTTCGGCTATGATCTTCCCGGCTTCCTCAAAGCGGTAAAAGCCGCGGCGGGGAGCAAGACCCGTGGCCGTAAGGCCAAGGCTAGTGCCGCTCCGTCTGGTAAACGGACCCGGACCAAGATTACTCCGGAACTTAAAGCAAAGGTTAAGGCTGCCGTGGAGGCAGGTAAGACCGGTTCCGCGATTGCCAGCGAATTTGGCATCTCTGTTCCCAGCGTGCAGAATATCAAGAAAGAGTTCGGTTTGGTGAAGGAACGCTCGGCGCCAACGCCCGCGGCAGCTCCGGCACCCGCCCCGGCTCCGACTGAATCGTAA
- the ruvX gene encoding Holliday junction resolvase RuvX, with the protein MRFLGIDPGTKRLGLATGDDMGLASPLPALTQATANERWAALLIEIRQRRVTELVLGYPLNMDDSVGPKARESEAFAVRLREATGLPVHLVDERLTSHVAESSLPKHKLREMRASGVIDSRAAAIILQDYLDQRFPPMLMEEPE; encoded by the coding sequence ATGCGTTTTCTCGGCATCGATCCCGGCACCAAGCGGCTGGGGCTCGCGACGGGCGACGACATGGGCCTCGCTTCGCCGTTGCCTGCGCTCACGCAGGCCACGGCGAATGAGCGTTGGGCGGCGTTGCTGATCGAAATTCGGCAGCGGCGCGTGACGGAGTTGGTGCTGGGTTACCCGTTGAACATGGATGACTCCGTGGGCCCGAAGGCCCGGGAATCCGAGGCTTTCGCCGTGCGTTTGCGCGAGGCGACGGGATTGCCGGTGCATCTGGTCGACGAACGGCTCACTTCGCACGTGGCCGAGTCCTCATTGCCGAAACATAAACTGCGCGAGATGCGGGCGAGTGGCGTGATTGATTCCCGCGCGGCCGCGATCATTCTGCAGGACTATTTGGACCAACGTTTCCCGCCCATGCTGATGGAGGAGCCGGAGTGA
- a CDS encoding acetamidase/formamidase family protein yields MTHQLDASILVHRWDNSNSPRLTIAPGDRVEISMADSSGFQVQPTWTSHDFKSSFDATKVHALTGPIAVDGAEPGDQLVIHIEAFQHQGWAWTSLIPGLGLLPDDFPDHHLFIWKLDRDQTQSFPGVTLDLHPFAGIIGVQREESGEFRTRAPGAFGGNLDVRHLGAGATLHLPVFTAGANLLAGDCHAAQGDGEVCINGMEAPMNGVLKIDLIKNAPIPGPYATTSGSLVPPRYNEKPWHMFIESDENPRVAAQRVVRRAIEFITRRTRCSAEMAYTLCSVVLDLKISQLVNVPTMTITGYLPEAIFD; encoded by the coding sequence ATGACGCACCAACTCGACGCTTCAATTTTGGTTCATCGCTGGGACAACTCCAATTCCCCTCGTCTCACGATTGCGCCCGGGGATCGAGTGGAGATTTCCATGGCGGATTCAAGTGGGTTTCAGGTTCAACCCACGTGGACCTCGCACGATTTTAAATCATCATTCGACGCGACCAAAGTTCATGCGCTGACCGGTCCCATCGCCGTGGACGGTGCTGAACCTGGAGATCAACTCGTCATCCATATTGAGGCGTTTCAACACCAGGGCTGGGCGTGGACGAGTTTGATACCCGGGCTGGGATTATTACCGGATGATTTTCCTGACCATCATCTCTTCATCTGGAAGTTGGATCGGGATCAGACGCAGTCTTTTCCCGGCGTAACCCTTGATCTGCATCCCTTTGCCGGAATTATCGGGGTGCAGCGAGAAGAGTCCGGCGAATTTCGCACGCGGGCCCCAGGGGCTTTCGGCGGGAATCTCGACGTTCGTCATTTGGGGGCCGGTGCCACGCTGCATCTCCCCGTATTCACCGCAGGGGCCAACCTGCTCGCCGGCGACTGTCACGCCGCCCAAGGAGATGGCGAAGTGTGTATTAACGGTATGGAGGCCCCCATGAACGGCGTGCTTAAAATCGACCTGATTAAAAACGCCCCCATTCCCGGCCCCTACGCCACCACTTCAGGTTCCTTGGTGCCTCCGCGGTATAACGAGAAACCATGGCATATGTTTATTGAGTCGGATGAAAATCCGCGCGTGGCGGCGCAACGCGTCGTGCGTCGTGCCATCGAGTTCATTACCCGACGAACCCGTTGCTCGGCCGAGATGGCTTATACGCTTTGCAGCGTGGTGCTCGATTTAAAGATATCCCAACTGGTCAACGTGCCGACGATGACCATCACCGGCTATTTACCCGAAGCCATCTTCGACTGA
- the moeB gene encoding molybdopterin-synthase adenylyltransferase MoeB: MQPLNPVELARYSRHVLLPEIGVEGQTKLKAARVLIIGAGGLGSPAALYLAAAGVGTIGIADFDQVEASNLHRQLLHRDATIGQPKVTSAAHRLRETNPHIEICPHPEGVTPDNVNALFEAYDVIVDGTDNFGARYLNNDAAARARRPLVFGSVYRFEGQVTVFAPHLGGPCYRCLFPEPPPSGSVPGCGEVGVLGALCGVIGSWQALEAIKLITGCGEPLLGRLMVYDALGPAVNTLPFPAVDDCPGCAGKTTLTAETCEAASDSLSMSDTDYPLEVSVAEAQALLEANDRPARMIDVREPHEFAICSVSGADQIPMRQIPENVGELPRDQHLLIMCHHGGRSMRVTEYLRAQGFTAVTNVAGGIDAWATTIEPGMLRY; the protein is encoded by the coding sequence ATGCAACCGCTCAACCCAGTCGAACTCGCCCGCTACAGCCGCCATGTGCTGTTGCCGGAAATCGGCGTCGAGGGGCAGACCAAACTCAAGGCCGCCCGCGTGCTTATCATCGGAGCCGGTGGCTTGGGGAGTCCGGCGGCACTGTATCTCGCCGCTGCCGGAGTCGGCACCATCGGCATCGCGGATTTTGACCAGGTCGAAGCCTCGAACCTTCACCGGCAATTGCTGCACCGGGACGCCACGATCGGGCAACCCAAGGTGACGTCCGCCGCGCACCGCCTGCGGGAAACCAATCCCCATATCGAGATTTGCCCACACCCGGAAGGCGTCACCCCGGACAACGTCAACGCGTTGTTCGAGGCGTATGACGTCATCGTCGACGGAACCGATAATTTCGGGGCGCGTTATCTCAACAACGATGCTGCCGCGCGAGCACGACGACCGTTGGTATTTGGCAGCGTATATCGCTTCGAGGGCCAGGTCACGGTGTTCGCGCCCCATTTGGGTGGCCCTTGCTACCGCTGTTTATTTCCGGAGCCACCGCCCTCGGGCAGCGTCCCGGGTTGCGGGGAGGTCGGCGTCCTCGGCGCGCTGTGCGGCGTGATCGGCAGTTGGCAGGCGCTTGAAGCGATCAAGCTGATCACGGGCTGTGGAGAACCGTTGCTCGGCCGACTCATGGTCTACGATGCCCTGGGCCCGGCGGTTAACACTCTGCCCTTCCCGGCGGTCGATGATTGTCCCGGATGCGCCGGGAAAACCACGCTCACGGCCGAAACCTGCGAAGCCGCTTCCGATTCCCTCTCTATGTCCGATACCGACTATCCTCTCGAAGTTTCCGTCGCCGAAGCCCAGGCCCTGCTGGAGGCGAATGATCGCCCCGCGCGTATGATCGATGTGCGTGAACCGCACGAATTCGCGATATGCAGTGTGAGCGGCGCCGATCAAATCCCGATGCGCCAGATTCCCGAAAATGTCGGCGAGCTGCCCCGCGATCAACACCTCCTGATTATGTGCCACCACGGGGGGCGCAGCATGCGGGTGACAGAGTATTTGCGCGCCCAAGGTTTCACCGCCGTGACCAACGTCGCCGGAGGTATCGATGCCTGGGCCACGACCATCGAACCCGGCATGTTGAGATACTGA
- a CDS encoding aminotransferase class IV codes for MSPLNRGYLYGDAIYEVWRSYHGVIFAWQEHGARLVASAKALGMAIGWSPTELLTEVKRTVAAFRDHENFRGEVYIRLQISRGDGAVGLATALADEPGFIILVQPVPLMSPEKLEQGLNLHIAKQLRRNAPDTLNPAWKTGNYLNNLLCLREARESGADDAVILNQATAITEASTSNIGFIVGGKFITPPLSAGILAGITRRFIIDRVAASAGLSVEERTVRPADLATIEEALLLSTTKDVQPVARIDEHTFAVGPDTATRRLKAAFAAFAHQHSDAHPELSV; via the coding sequence TTGTCGCCCCTCAATCGCGGCTATCTATACGGTGATGCCATCTACGAGGTGTGGCGCTCCTATCACGGCGTCATATTCGCATGGCAAGAGCATGGGGCCCGACTCGTCGCGTCCGCGAAAGCTTTGGGTATGGCGATTGGCTGGAGCCCCACAGAACTCTTGACGGAGGTGAAGCGAACGGTCGCCGCGTTTCGCGATCATGAGAACTTCCGAGGCGAAGTTTACATCCGACTACAGATTTCGCGCGGCGATGGAGCGGTTGGTTTGGCCACCGCTTTGGCGGACGAACCGGGTTTCATTATTTTGGTTCAGCCGGTGCCGTTGATGTCTCCCGAAAAATTGGAGCAGGGACTGAATTTACATATCGCGAAACAACTGCGAAGGAATGCCCCTGATACACTCAATCCGGCGTGGAAAACGGGAAACTATCTCAACAATCTCCTTTGTCTTCGTGAGGCGAGGGAAAGTGGTGCTGATGACGCGGTGATTCTCAATCAGGCCACCGCGATCACCGAAGCCTCGACCAGCAATATTGGGTTTATTGTCGGTGGTAAATTTATCACGCCCCCGCTTTCGGCCGGAATTCTGGCCGGAATCACCCGGCGTTTCATCATTGATCGCGTCGCCGCATCGGCGGGTTTGTCGGTGGAAGAACGGACCGTGAGGCCGGCGGATCTGGCGACGATAGAGGAGGCCTTGTTGCTCTCGACCACCAAGGATGTTCAACCGGTCGCGAGGATCGACGAACACACTTTCGCGGTCGGTCCCGACACGGCGACGCGCCGCCTCAAAGCCGCGTTTGCCGCGTTCGCACACCAGCACAGCGACGCTCACCCTGAGCTCAGTGTTTGA